Below is a window of Spirochaetota bacterium DNA.
ACTTTCACGCGTATCTCGCCGTCGGGCAGATTATCCACAACATAGCGTATTATCTTGCAGCTCTCAAGCGCCTCAAGCATGCGGACCACCGTGCGTCCGTGCACATCGTTCGTCTTGGCTGTGGCCACATCGAAGGGCATTTCTGCGTATGCGGCATACGGATCGTCCTTCCTCACATCGCGCGGTACATCGGATGCGCGCGCGGTGGGGCCGACGGCACCGTAGAGCAGGACCTCTTCTTTCGTGAGAATACCGACATTCTGTGAGCGGGCCAGGAACGTCGATTCTTCCATCGCAACGCCGATATAATATTTTGTGCGCTCTTCTATCTTCTTTATAACGATGCGTATCTTCTCTATCTGCGAGGACGAAAGATCGCGCCGAACGCCGCCCGTGGTGTTCACCGAATAGTTCACGCGGCTTCCGCCGAGCATGGCGAGCGTTTCCATCACGAGCTCACGGTCGCGCCACGAATACATGAGGAGCGTATCGAAGCCTATCTCATGGCCGGCGACACCGAGCCACAGATAGTGGCTGTGCAGCCGTTCAAGTTCCCCCACGA
It encodes the following:
- a CDS encoding nickel-dependent hydrogenase large subunit — encoded protein: MNVASNDNNTLVIPIGPQHPALKEPGNFTLTVEGEKIVDVAINVGYNHRGIEKLAESKTYLQAIYLLERICGICSHSHTSCYIQAVEEIAGIKAPRRAEYIRVLVGELERLHSHYLWLGVAGHEIGFDTLLMYSWRDRELVMETLAMLGGSRVNYSVNTTGGVRRDLSSSQIEKIRIVIKKIEERTKYYIGVAMEESTFLARSQNVGILTKEEVLLYGAVGPTARASDVPRDVRKDDPYAAYAEMPFDVATAKTNDVHGRTVVRMLEALESCKIIRYVVDNLPDGEIRVKVPLKIPVGEALSRYEAPRGEDVHYIAANGTDKPERVRVRAPTLANWVATKHML